The DNA sequence CTATTTTATCTGAAATATTTTTAATTTTTTTTATTGCTATATTTTCTATTTGTCTAACTCTTTCTCTTGTGATGTTGTATGTTTTACCAATACTATCAAGAGTTGCTTTTTCATTATCTTTTAGACTATAACGTTTAGAAATAATTTCTTTTTCTCTATCATTTAGATTTTTTAATAAATCTGCGACAATTTGTTTTGGGTCAAATTCAAATTTAGCCTTTTCTTTGTTTGAGGCTATTACTTTTTCTAAAATTGAATTTTCTGATTTATCTATCATATTTTTATATTTTTAAATTATAATAATTTATGTATTTTTTTAAAACTAGTAAAATAGATATAAAACTATATCACTTAAGAATATATCATAAATAGAAAATATTGTCAAGGTTAAAAACCACCCCGGGAGTGTCTCGCTCCTGGGGTGGTTTAATTACTATTTTGTTTATATTTAGGCTTGTTTATATTTTGCTCTATACCAAATCATCAAAAATGGTGAAGCTAGAAATATTGATGAATATGTTCCTATTATTATACCCATCATAAGTGCTAGTACGAAGTATTTTACTGTTTCTCCACCGAATAAAAATACAGAGGTAAGTACTATAAATGTTGTAAATGAAGTATTTATCGATCTAGTTATTGTTTCATTTATACTTAAATTAATAAGATCTTTAAATGTAAGATTTGTCTTTCTATGAAGATTTTCTCTAATCCTATCAAATGTAACAATTGTATCGTTAATTGAATATCCTAATATTGTAAGTAGTGCAGTTATAAAAAATGCATCTATCTGTACATTCATAAAATATCCGAACAAACTAAATATTCCAGTAATTATTATAATGTCGTGTATTAGAGCTATTATTGCAGAAACACCATATTTCCATGATTCTATTGGTTTTGAAACTTTTCTAAACACATAAGCAATATATAAAATTATAGCTATTATAACAAAAATTATAGCTCCTATGGATTTTTGTTTTAACTCTTGACCTATTATTGGTCCAATAGAATCAAATCT is a window from the Patescibacteria group bacterium genome containing:
- the secF gene encoding protein translocase subunit SecF — encoded protein: MYHLNVMGKTKIWFGISGTLIAISIISLIMFGLNLGIDFTGGSMMDIQFKNIQRPSQDEIKTIFSENNINNITIQAVGDDEYIIRMSDISESTHSTILDKLNNKFSTENSNNNDNVQLDSDNGSQIEIQTAKTNVIEEKRFDSIGPIIGQELKQKSIGAIIFVIIAIILYIAYVFRKVSKPIESWKYGVSAIIALIHDIIIITGIFSLFGYFMNVQIDAFFITALLTILGYSINDTIVTFDRIRENLHRKTNLTFKDLINLSINETITRSINTSFTTFIVLTSVFLFGGETVKYFVLALMMGIIIGTYSSIFLASPFLMIWYRAKYKQA